A stretch of Ipomoea triloba cultivar NCNSP0323 chromosome 11, ASM357664v1 DNA encodes these proteins:
- the LOC115996227 gene encoding squamosa promoter-binding-like protein 6 isoform X1, with the protein MESWSYVSGEKGFVSEESISVDDGIARSRNNGFMSWELKAPCGIGGTMVCSPQGDIETQGMVEMGSQDLITKSLGNNHSISRAGDGTFFAAPHNAFSGENQSSSKLSSSVVESSSRDSSLIDLKLGGIPDHRDTQITKSHKPNHPALSSAQSSTPVKRMRAGGQNSQPPFCQVHGCKKDLSSSKDYHKRHKVCEAHTKTSKVIVNGIEQRFCQQCSRFHLLAEFDDGKRSCRRRLAGHNERRRKPRTALNSGRTGRLFQSYPAGTSFQGTAFTTSSFVCQDILPSSLPHPPKYEINDWYRNVKVEDGVNFSPQLTIPLINPQSQPRSLFPSYNPEKHFPLTRCKVSESSNSYAHDMDVPNFVSHSLFNSTSVGSEVLNAFDSSSTIHGLSGMSSSGHALSLLSSHSQSSSNHSSMVPTAHHLISPGTNTLFNMAHVSKKHLGTSPPASTSGLSSTLNSPGINSSDEARLEQMLFSNSGQNFAFNRVVQVSEYMNEKNQICGEDGPTINLLQLSSRLQQVQHQRHSMQARQESDVFSGNRIT; encoded by the exons atggaGTCTTGGAGCTATGTTTCTGGGGAGAAGGGATTTGTTTCTGAGGAATCTATTTCTGTGGATGATGGTATTGCAAGGAGTAGAAATAATGGGTTTATGAGTTGGGAATTGAAGGCCCCATGTGGAATTGGAGGCACTATGGTGTGCTCACCTCAAGGGGACATTGAGACTCAAGGAATGGTGGAAATGGGTTCTCAAGATTTGATTACAAAATCTCTGGGCAATAATCACTCAATTAGTAGGGCTGGTGATGGGACATTTTTTGCAGCTCCCCACAATGCATTTTCTGGGGAGAATCAGTCTAGTTCTAAGCTATCCAGTTCAGTTGTGGAGTCAAGTTCTAGAGATTCATCACTGATTGACTTGAAGCTTGGGGGTATTCCTGATCATAGAGACACTCAGATTACCAAATCTCATAAGCCGAACCACCCGGCTTTGTCTTCAGCTCAATCTTCGACTCCAGTTAAGAGAATGCGAGCTGGAGGGCAGAATTCCCAGCCCCCCTTCTGCCAGGTTCATGGTTGTAAGAAAGATCTCAGCTCCTCCAAGGACTACCACAAGAGGCATAAAGTGTGTGAGGCTCACACTAAGACTTCTAAGGTTATTGTAAATGGTATCGAGCAACGGTTTTGTCAGCAATGTAGCAG ATTCCATTTGTTGGCTGAATTCGATGATGGTAAGCGTAGTTGCCGTAGACGTTTAGCTGGCCATAACGAGCGTAGAAGAAAGCCTCGCACAGCTCTTAACTCTGGCAGAACAGGGAGGCTTTTTCAGTCATATCCGG CAGGTACCAGCTTTCAGGGGACAGCTTTCACAACGTCATCTTTTGTTTGCCAAGATATACTTCCTAGCAGCCTTCCCCATCCACCAAAATACGAGATCAATGATTGGTATAGGAATGTAAAAGTTGAGGACGGGGTCAACTTTAGCCCTCAGCTAACGATTCCCTTAATTAACCCACAGTCACAACCAAGATCTCTTTTCCCTTCATATAATCCGGAGAAGCATTTTCCTTTAACAAGATGCAAAGTTAGCGAGAGTAGTAACTCGTATGCACACGATATGGATGTGCCAAATTTTGTTTCTCATTCTCTCTTCAATAGCACTTCAGTAGGCAGTGAAGTGTTGAATGCTTTTGACTCGTCATCAACCATTCACGGCCTGTCAGGGATGTCAAGTTCTGGCCATGCTCTCTCTCTTCTGTCATCTCACTCACAAAGTTCTTCTAATCATTCATCCATGGTTCCCACAGCCCACCACCTGATTAGCCCGGGCACTAATACTCTCTTCAACATGGCACATGTATCCAAAAAACATTTAGGGACTAGCCCACCTGCCTCGACAAGTGGGCTGTCAAGTACGCTTAACTCGCCTGGAATAAATTCTTCGGACGAAGCACGCTTGGAACAGATGCTATTTTCCAACAGTGGTCAGAACTTTGCATTCAACAGGGTCGTCCAAGTATCAGAATATATGAATGAGAAGAACCAAATTTGCGGTGAAGATGGCCCCACTATCAATTTGCTTCAGTTGTCATCGCGGCTTCAGCAGGTGCAGCATCAAAGGCATTCCATGCAAGCAAGGCAGGAAAGCGATGTTTTTTCTGGAAACAGAATCACATGA
- the LOC115996227 gene encoding squamosa promoter-binding-like protein 6 isoform X2, whose translation MESWSYVSGEKGFVSEESISVDDGIARSRNNGFMSWELKAPCGIGGTMVCSPQGDIETQGMVEMGSQDLITKSLGNNHSISRAGDGTFFAAPHNAFSGENQSSSKLSSSVVESSSRDSSLIDLKLGGIPDHRDTQITKSHKPNHPALSSAQSSTPVKRMRAGGQNSQPPFCQVHGCKKDLSSSKDYHKRHKVCEAHTKTSKVIVNGIEQRFCQQCSRFHLLAEFDDGKRSCRRRLAGHNERRRKPRTALNSGRTGRLFQSYPGTSFQGTAFTTSSFVCQDILPSSLPHPPKYEINDWYRNVKVEDGVNFSPQLTIPLINPQSQPRSLFPSYNPEKHFPLTRCKVSESSNSYAHDMDVPNFVSHSLFNSTSVGSEVLNAFDSSSTIHGLSGMSSSGHALSLLSSHSQSSSNHSSMVPTAHHLISPGTNTLFNMAHVSKKHLGTSPPASTSGLSSTLNSPGINSSDEARLEQMLFSNSGQNFAFNRVVQVSEYMNEKNQICGEDGPTINLLQLSSRLQQVQHQRHSMQARQESDVFSGNRIT comes from the exons atggaGTCTTGGAGCTATGTTTCTGGGGAGAAGGGATTTGTTTCTGAGGAATCTATTTCTGTGGATGATGGTATTGCAAGGAGTAGAAATAATGGGTTTATGAGTTGGGAATTGAAGGCCCCATGTGGAATTGGAGGCACTATGGTGTGCTCACCTCAAGGGGACATTGAGACTCAAGGAATGGTGGAAATGGGTTCTCAAGATTTGATTACAAAATCTCTGGGCAATAATCACTCAATTAGTAGGGCTGGTGATGGGACATTTTTTGCAGCTCCCCACAATGCATTTTCTGGGGAGAATCAGTCTAGTTCTAAGCTATCCAGTTCAGTTGTGGAGTCAAGTTCTAGAGATTCATCACTGATTGACTTGAAGCTTGGGGGTATTCCTGATCATAGAGACACTCAGATTACCAAATCTCATAAGCCGAACCACCCGGCTTTGTCTTCAGCTCAATCTTCGACTCCAGTTAAGAGAATGCGAGCTGGAGGGCAGAATTCCCAGCCCCCCTTCTGCCAGGTTCATGGTTGTAAGAAAGATCTCAGCTCCTCCAAGGACTACCACAAGAGGCATAAAGTGTGTGAGGCTCACACTAAGACTTCTAAGGTTATTGTAAATGGTATCGAGCAACGGTTTTGTCAGCAATGTAGCAG ATTCCATTTGTTGGCTGAATTCGATGATGGTAAGCGTAGTTGCCGTAGACGTTTAGCTGGCCATAACGAGCGTAGAAGAAAGCCTCGCACAGCTCTTAACTCTGGCAGAACAGGGAGGCTTTTTCAGTCATATCCGG GTACCAGCTTTCAGGGGACAGCTTTCACAACGTCATCTTTTGTTTGCCAAGATATACTTCCTAGCAGCCTTCCCCATCCACCAAAATACGAGATCAATGATTGGTATAGGAATGTAAAAGTTGAGGACGGGGTCAACTTTAGCCCTCAGCTAACGATTCCCTTAATTAACCCACAGTCACAACCAAGATCTCTTTTCCCTTCATATAATCCGGAGAAGCATTTTCCTTTAACAAGATGCAAAGTTAGCGAGAGTAGTAACTCGTATGCACACGATATGGATGTGCCAAATTTTGTTTCTCATTCTCTCTTCAATAGCACTTCAGTAGGCAGTGAAGTGTTGAATGCTTTTGACTCGTCATCAACCATTCACGGCCTGTCAGGGATGTCAAGTTCTGGCCATGCTCTCTCTCTTCTGTCATCTCACTCACAAAGTTCTTCTAATCATTCATCCATGGTTCCCACAGCCCACCACCTGATTAGCCCGGGCACTAATACTCTCTTCAACATGGCACATGTATCCAAAAAACATTTAGGGACTAGCCCACCTGCCTCGACAAGTGGGCTGTCAAGTACGCTTAACTCGCCTGGAATAAATTCTTCGGACGAAGCACGCTTGGAACAGATGCTATTTTCCAACAGTGGTCAGAACTTTGCATTCAACAGGGTCGTCCAAGTATCAGAATATATGAATGAGAAGAACCAAATTTGCGGTGAAGATGGCCCCACTATCAATTTGCTTCAGTTGTCATCGCGGCTTCAGCAGGTGCAGCATCAAAGGCATTCCATGCAAGCAAGGCAGGAAAGCGATGTTTTTTCTGGAAACAGAATCACATGA
- the LOC115997109 gene encoding UDP-arabinopyranose mutase 1-like: MAGPSSPSVPATPLLKDELDIVIPTIRNLDFLEQWRPFFQPYHLIIVQDGDPSKTIRVPDGFDYELYNRNDINRILGPKASCISFKDSACRCFGYMVSKKKYIYTIDDDCFVAKDPSGKDINALEQHIKNLLSPSTPFFFNTLYDPYRDGADFVRGYPFSLREGAPTAVSHGLWLNIPDYDAPTQLVKPLERNTRYVDAIMTIPKGTLFPMCGMNLGFNRELIGPAMYFGLMGDGQPIGRYDDMWAGWCCKVICDHMGLGVKTGLPYIWHSKASNPFVNLKKEYKGIYWQEELIPFFQSVTLPKDCTTVQSCYLEISKQVKAKLGKVDEYFIKLADAMVTWIEAWDELNPSGDAAKKPNGPSK, translated from the exons ATGGCGGGTCCTTCTTCTCCATCTGTGCCCGCAACCCCTCTGCTGAAAGATGAGCTCGATATAGTGATCCCCACCATCCGAAACCTCGACTTCCTCGAGCAGTGGCGCCCCTTTTTCCAGCCCTACCATCTGATCATAGTCCAAGACGGCGACCCGTCAAAGACTATCCGGGTCCCCGACGGGTTTGACTATGAGCTCTACAACCGCAATGACATCAACCGGATTCTGGGCCCCAAGGCTTCCTGCATTTCCTTCAAGGATTCCGCTTGCCGTTGCTTTGGCTACATGGTTTCCAAGAAGAAGTACATCTACACCATTGATGATGACTGCTTT GTAGCCAAAGATCCATCTGGCAAGGACATTAATGCTCTTGAACAGCACATCAAGAACCTCTTGTCCCCGTCAACTCCATTCTTTTTCAACACTTTGTATGATCCATACCGTGATGGTGCAGATTTTGTCCGTGGATACCCATTCAGTCTTCGTGAGGGTGCACCAACTGCTGTATCTCATGGCCTCTGGCTTAACATCCCTGATTATGATGCACCCACCCAGCTTGTCAAGCCTCTTGAAAGGAACACTAG GTATGTTGATGCCATTATGACAATACCTAAGGGAACCCTCTTCCCAATGTGTGGTATGAATCTGGGATTCAACCGGGAATTAATTGGCCCTGCTATGTATTTTGGACTAATGGGTGATGGCCAGCCCATTGGACGCTACGATGATATGTGGGCTGGGTGGTGTTGCAAG GTAATCTGCGACCACATGGGATTGGGTGTCAAGACCGGTCTGCCCTACATCTGGCACAGCAAAGCTAGCAATCCTTTTGTGAACCTTAAGAAGGAATACAAGGGTATCTACTGGCAAGAGGAGCTGATCCCCTTTTTCCAGTCTGTTACTCTTCCAAAGGACTGCACCACTGTCCAGAGCTGTTACCTCGAGATTTCCAAACAAGTCAAGGCCAAGCTCGGGAAGGTTGACGAGTACTTCATCAAACTGGCCGATGCAATGGTGACCTGGATCGAAGCTTGGGACGAGCTGAACCCATCTGGAGATGCTGCCAAGAAACCCAATGGCCCCTCCAAGTAA